CAGCGAACCATGACCCGAACACCGAGACTATCCAACTTCGGCAGCGGCACAACAAAATCGTGAACATGCTTCACATCGCTCTCGTCCGTCTCGAACAGCTCCATTCGCGGCCCATCTGGTCGAAAAAGCACCGCTAACACCAGACTGATCTCCGCCATGGAGAGACTACATGGTGTACACAACAAGCAAGTCAGCAAAGGACACCCTCTCTCAatgccaccaccaaaacTCTCACCAAACGGGCACCACTTACTTTTGACCAAGACAACTCCTCGACCCTTTAGTAAAAGGCACATAGCTTCTCTGCATCACCCTCGTGTCCCCACCCAGCCACCGCTCCGGGACGAACTGGTCGGGATCTTGATATACCTCCGGGTTGCTATGCATCAAATAGGCGCTCATGCCCACCGGAGTCCCAGGCGGGATCGTGTACTCCTTGTACTGGATGGCCACATCGGGCGAGACGCGCGGCAGACGTCTCATGAAGCCGTAGCTGAGTCTGTTTCTGTCTGTCAGTTCTCTGTTTGCTACCAGGtggcacacacacacacacacacacacacacacacacacacacacacacacacacacgagTTCAGTACGCGGGACAGAAAACCTACCGCAAAGCTTCCTTGATGACTGCCTGCAAATACGGCAACTTCTCCAGCTCAGTCCAAGTGGGAACGACTTCTGGCCACGTAGCCATGACATCTCGCAGCTCGTCTTCGAGACGGGCTTTGATGTCTGGGCGGGAGAGGATGTAGTAGGATACGAAGCTGAGGGTTCGTCCGGTGCTGATGGTTCCGCCGAGAAAGATGAGCTTGGCTTCTCTGACTAGCCGTTCTTCTGCCTTGTCGGCAGGTGAGAGGTTATCACTCTGCGCCAGCGCGCGGAAGAGCGTGGTATGCTCCGAGTTGGTTGTGGTGTCCTTGGACAGGTGCTGTTTAGTGACAGCTTTGTGGATTTGGGTTCTTGTTCGCGCATCGTATTTGTTGGCTATGCGTCCTTGAGGAAAAAGCCATAGCAGCAAGCGCGGTGGGACATATCGCAATGAGCTGTAGAATGATGGTTAGCACATGACGGCCAAGCGGCCAAGCGTGCAGCCAACTCACCTCAACGCCTTTGGAAACTTGGTCAATATGGGCGCGTTTCTGATCAAACCCAGCATTCCATCGTACCACTCGGGTCCAAAATCTGGCTGATCAAGAAACCCATCGCCAGGTTCAAGGTCGTCAGTACATATCCTCTCGATGCAGTCCGCTGAGAAGGCCGAGAAAGCGCGATCTAGCCGCACAGCTTTCCCTTGGCCCTTGCATTCACGGATACGGGACTCTAGAAATGAAGCTTTTTCTGCAAGCATGGGCCAGTATCGAATGTTGATGGCCATgcgggaaaagaagggatcaAAGGGCTTTCGTCGCTGGCGATGTAAATCATGGTCGATTGTCATGAAGTGGTTGACTGGGAACAAAGTCAGCATTGGATGGacccttcctctctctctctcaaaTATCTGAGCTGCACCAAGAAGCTCACCATCAGTGTCATCGGTACACCCCTGGAACAACGGCCAGAAGTTGGTCCGTCGCTTGCTGCTTCCCACATAAAGCTCGTTGTAGTACTCCGGGTCATGGATCGACAGTTCGTGAGGGTTGATGCGCACTATCGGTCCTAGATAAGTCCATCCACACCCAGTTAGCCCTGACTTTTTGTTGTATATCGCGGTTTTAAAAAAACGCTCTCTTCCTTACCAAACTCCTTATGCATCTTTTCTATCTCAAAGATGTACTTCCCGCCGTACCAGAAATCGTAATAGAACTCATACCAAGTGGTGACCGCAGCCATTTTCCTCCCCGGAAACCTAGCCAGGGGGTGAAAGTATAATCGGTACACTGCGAGGCCGATGGCGTACAGCAGCCATGTCGTAATGACTACCAAAGCCGCTGTTCTGGGACATGGACTGAGAGTAGCAGCACGGGAGCTGGCCCAGTTGAGGACTGCCATCGTGGTTGGGAGGAATGCTGCGTGGTGTTCGTTCGTGTGACGTCCTTGTTCCCTTCGTTCCCGTTTCAAATTCGGCAGGGAAAAGTTCAAGGAGGGTCCTATGGCAGGAAGCAGCGAGTCCTCTTTGTATCTTATAGCAAGGCAGAAATATCACCATACCAAAAGCCATGGCGCAGGTTCAACCAATCCTAGATGGGATGGAGTTCTATCGCCGGCATTTTCCAAGATATCCAAGTAAGGTAGTGGGGTTTCTTGGAAAAGACCGACACTTTGGGATATGACAACCAACCGCCCTGACGATACACTATCGATTTTGTGCGTAGCTGACATGGTGTTGGGACCTGTTGATCTAGGCTTCCAACGGCCAGGAGAGGGCTAGTCAGTGTACGGCTGAAGCCCGTGCTGTCGAAATGATGACGGTGGTTGGATGTGTGGACGGAATGGATTGATCTGTAACGGTCCTCAGTTCTCTC
The Neurospora crassa OR74A linkage group II, whole genome shotgun sequence DNA segment above includes these coding regions:
- a CDS encoding CND11p, with the translated sequence MAVLNWASSRAATLSPCPRTAALVVITTWLLYAIGLAVYRLYFHPLARFPGRKMAAVTTWYEFYYDFWYGGKYIFEIEKMHKEFGPIVRINPHELSIHDPEYYNELYVGSSKRRTNFWPLFQGCTDDTDVNHFMTIDHDLHRQRRKPFDPFFSRMAINIRYWPMLAEKASFLESRIRECKGQGKAVRLDRAFSAFSADCIERICTDDLEPGDGFLDQPDFGPEWYDGMLGLIRNAPILTKFPKALSSLRYVPPRLLLWLFPQGRIANKYDARTRTQIHKAVTKQHLSKDTTTNSEHTTLFRALAQSDNLSPADKAEERLVREAKLIFLGGTISTGRTLSFVSYYILSRPDIKARLEDELRDVMATWPEVVPTWTELEKLPYLQAVIKEALRNRLSYGFMRRLPRVSPDVAIQYKEYTIPPGTPVGMSAYLMHSNPEVYQDPDQFVPERWLGGDTRVMQRSYVPFTKGSRSCLGQNLSMAEISLVLAVLFRPDGPRMELFETDESDVKHVHDFVVPLPKLDSLGVRVMVR